In a genomic window of Scyliorhinus torazame isolate Kashiwa2021f chromosome 5, sScyTor2.1, whole genome shotgun sequence:
- the LOC140420552 gene encoding LOW QUALITY PROTEIN: uncharacterized protein (The sequence of the model RefSeq protein was modified relative to this genomic sequence to represent the inferred CDS: inserted 2 bases in 1 codon) translates to MKKPWKCGDCGKGYDFPSALESHRRSHTGERPFTCSVCGKGFSRLDNLKSHQRFHSGERPFTCSQCGKGFTALCSLQTHQRVHTGERPFTCSQCGKGFTQSSSLQAHQRVHNGEKPFNCSQCEKGFSRSSSLQRHQQIHTGEKSFTCSQCGKGFTQYSDLQKHQRVHTRERPFTCFVCGKGFTERYGLQTHQRVHTGERPFTCSQYGKGFTQSSSLQTHQRVHTGERPFNCSQCEKGFTQLSHLRRHQRIHTGEKPFTCSQCEKGFNHLSNLLRHQRFHTGEKPFTCSQXEKRFNHLSNLQRHRRVHTGERPFTCSQCGKRFNHLSNLQKHQRVHTGERLFTCSQCGKGLTQSCSLQTHQWVHTREKPFTCSE, encoded by the exons atgaagaaaccatggaaatgtggggactgtggaaagggatacGACTTCCCATCTGCGCTGGAatcccatcgacgcagtcacactggggagagaccattcacctgctctgtgtgtgggaagggattcagtcggttagacaacctgaagtcacaccagcgatttcacagtggggaaaggccgttcacctgctctcagtgtgggaagggattcactgcgtTATGCAGCCTGcagacgcaccagcgagttcacactggggagaggccgttcacctgctcccagtgtgggaagggattcactcagtcaagcagcctgcaggcacaccagcgggttcacaatggggagaagccatttaactgttctcagtgtgagaagggattcagtcggtcaagcagcctgcagagacaccagcaaattcacactggggagaagtcgttcacctgctctcagtgtgggaagggattcactcagtattccgacttgcagaaacatcagcgggttcacaccagggaaaggccattcacctgctttgtgtgtgggaagggatttactgaacGTTACGGCCTGcagacgcaccagcgagttcacactggggagaggccgttcacctgctctcagtatgggaagggattcactcagtcaagcagcctgcagacacaccagcgagttcacactggggagaggccgtttaactgttcacagtgtgagaagggattcactcagttatctcacctgcggagacaccagcgaattcacactggggagaagccgttcacctgctctcagtgtgagaagggattcaatcatttatccaacctgctgagacaccagcgatttcacactggggagaagccgttcacctgctctca tgagaAGAGATTCAATCATTTATCCAACCTACAgagacaccggcgagttcacactggggagaggccatttacctgctctcagtgtgggaagagattcaatcatttatccaacctgcagaaacatcagcgagttcacactggggagcggctgttcacctgctctcagtgtgggaagggactcactcagtcatgcagtctgcagacacaccagtgggttcacaccagggagaagccattcacctgctctgagtag
- the LOC140420554 gene encoding uncharacterized protein yields the protein MEKPWKCGDCGKRFRFPSILETHQRIHTGERPFTCSQCGKGFITLSNLKKHQPVHVGEKPFTCSTCRKGFSTSSELHTHQQVHTEERPFTHSECGKGFTEVSNLLGHTVTHSNERPFKCSDCGSSFKRSHKLMNHQCIHTRERPFSCSHCTKRFRNSSHLLIHQILHTGERPFTCSQCRKGFTQISNLRRHERIHTGKRPFTCSDCGKGFTRLSHLQTHQQIHTGERPFTCSDCGTGFTRLSHLQAHQRIHTGERPFTCSDCGKRFTQLPNLQAHQRIHTGERPFICTVCGKGFTWSTLLLRHQRVHK from the coding sequence atggagaaaccatggaaatgtggggactgtgggaagagattcagattcccatctatattggaaactcatcaacgcattcacactggggagaggccgttcacctgctctcagtgtgggaagggattcattacgtTATCCAACCTGAAGAAGCACCAGCCAGTCCAtgtcggggagaagccattcacctgctccacgtgtagGAAGGGGTTCAGTACTTCATCCGAACTGCAtacacaccaacaagttcacactgaggagagaccattcacccacagtgaatgtgggaagggatttactgaggTATCCAATCTGCTgggccacactgtcactcacagcaatgagagaccctttaaatgctctgactgtgggagcagCTTCAAAAGGTCTCACAAACTGATGAACCATCAGtgcattcacaccagggagagaccgttcagctgctctcactgcacaaagaggtttcgaaACTCATCCCATCTGCTGATACACCAGATCctgcacaccggagagaggccgttcacctgctctcagtgtagaaagggattcactcaaataagcaacctgcggagacacgagcgaattcacactgggaagaggccgttcacctgctctgattgtgggaagggattcactcggttatcccacctacagacacaccagcaaattcacactggggagaggccgttcacctgctctgactgtgggacaggattcacccggttatcccacctgcaggcacaccagagaattcacactggggagaggccgttcacctgctctgactgtgggaagagattcactcagttgccCAATCTGCaagcacaccagcgaattcacactggggagaggccattcatctgcacagtgtgtgggaagggattcacttggtcaacacttctgctgagacaccagcgagttcacaagtga